The Lycium ferocissimum isolate CSIRO_LF1 chromosome 8, AGI_CSIRO_Lferr_CH_V1, whole genome shotgun sequence DNA segment ccGGACAGCTAAGCTTTTACATTTGTTCAGggtattcaaaagttaatatatatgcataaaacaCGGAAAATCTaccttatatatacaatgtaatttttcgCTGAGGGCACCCTCACCACCCTCTAAATCCACCCCTGGCCATGGGAACTAAGtctggtatttaagtggagaacaGTAGAGGAATGGCTCTGTTATTCCCGAGTTTCGAAGTGTTGTGGTTGGTCCTAATGGTTCACCCCAAGTACATCGGTCATCAATAAAAGTTATTGTTCTGTTTTTTTTATAACCATGGAGTCTGGGCCAGCTTGCGCACATCTCGACTAAGTTCACGAAttacctgctacctcccaccaaagACAGGTATCAGGTAACTCTGTCCGCTAAAAGTTTGGAtaatgggaagaaatcacctagtgcttTTGTCTTTGCCTGGAATTGAACCCGAAACTTCATGGTTCTCAACTCACTTCATTGacaactaggccacacccttgggtgctcAAAAAAAGTTATTGTTAGTGGAATGCTGTCAAACATTTGGAGTTAGTGAAAACTAACTCACAGGGAATACATGATTAGTTTTCACCAAATTGGTGTCTTGAGTCTATAGGCTACCTTTCTGATCTGCTTTTCTATGAGTTCTACTTTCAGATTGGGCCACGTCTTTTGGTTGTTTAAGTAGGTTTGCTCTAAGATCGTTGCAAAAGAACACAAAACATGTATCAAATGTAACAGGACACTTAGTTTATTGGTAAAACATTCTAATAGTACTGAAAAGAGTAACAAGATGGCCTCCACGATCCTTTTTGCAGTGTCTGCTGCTACTAGAGTATTCCCTGGAGTGTTTTCTAGTTCCCAATTTTTCCCCTAAAATGCAAAGAGTCATAAAAAATGAAACAGAGAGGATAACATAAAGTACTATGATCGAGATATAATATGATAAACTCTTTTTCTGTTTTAAGTAAACACTGGTGCAATTACTTATGGAATTTGCCTTTGCTGGTGCCTGAATTAAGTAGCTTAACCAAAGTTGCAGATACCATATAAAAAAAGGTAATAGCTGCTTTGATGAGTTCACTGGATTATCTTAGCTTGGAATAGCTGCTTTGATGAATTCACTGATTATCTTAGCTTGGAATAGCTGCTTTGATGAATTCACTGGATTGTCTTAGCTTTCGTCCTTTCTACTTGTGTTATGATATGAAATAAGGCTAAGGTTCAAGAGAAGGAGACATTATTGACTTGCATTGAGAGGAATCTTAGGCTTTCGATGAAATGTTTAACCTTTAATGCATTAGATAACTATAATTAGTTTAGAGAAGCTGGATATTGTGATTTAAAGGTTGAACaaagtattttcttatttaaaaaaaaaaggttgaacaAAGTATTTTCTTTCCCCATTTTCTTAACTGTCATAGCCAGTGCTGATTATTATCAAGGCAAATTACAATTGTGCAACATGTCTTGCAAAGATTGATTGCATTAGTGGAGGATGTTGATAAATTTATATCACCTGTCTTTCTTATCTGTTCTTGGAGGCTGTAAGATAAATCTATATATCCTGGTCTGGAGGCTATAAGATCAGGATCAAAGTATCTCTTTCAGTGCTGTTCCCATCAGATAACATTGGTACTACGTACTATCATTGAAGGAACAATACCAATCGATATTCTTTATCCTCCTTGAGTCGCATCCTATTCCATGATCAAAAATGCAATGATGCTTTTGAGATCTTCTCATAATAGTAACTGTTGCTGCTATTATCAGAAGAAATCTGCTGAACATAAACTTTGTGTCCAATATATCTAGAAATAGAAGAACTAAGTAGCTAcctcacaaatatataaacgaAAACCAAGTATCTAACTTATACAATTAAAAATTTAGCATTTTATCATTCTTATAGGGCAGAACATCTAAGAACAATTGTGCAACATTGAACTTAATTTCATAAACTGTTTTTAGCTTCTTTAAAGCTCTCGTAATTATCCATATGTTACAAAAGTTAAAAATGATGAAAAGTTTCATTGAGATATAACCAAGCACCTGATACAAATTAAGCTAACAAGGAGGCGAGGAAGATAAGTAGGACAATGCACACCAAAAATAATTACTCAACAAAAAGGTAGTCTCAATGCAACTGAAAAATGAATACAGTAGAATGATTACTCGCCTTTATAGAATCTTTAAAATCATGTTCATAAGAAAAATTCGAAAGAATTGAATGAGAAGCCGTATGAGGTGAAAATCTCATGTACGGTTCTGTAGAGTGGTAGTGAGGGTGACTTATCTGTCAACTCTATTAGAACGCTATCAATTTTCTGATGTGCAATAAAGTTATAGATTTATATTTCAATACTAACACAAAAGGAAGTGCGCAACAACctcattatatatatttcttaaagAATTAGTTGTTAATTACTATTATACTTAAAGGAGTACTTATTATTTAAACATTACTTTCATTGAAAACTATTCGTCAACTTTTTTTAGTTGATATGATAATCTTTTCTATTCATAATTTTTCATTATCATTGCACTTGTACATGACTAGTGTTTCAAAAGTACATTGAACATTCAATCTTTACCTTAATGACGTACTTGTGGGTCGACCAACTGTAACATGTTTAGTGATTTCAGGATGCCTACTAGGTGATAGGAATCTTGCCTGCTACAAGCGGAACACATAATGTAGGTCGTAGAGCAGACACGCATAATGTAGTGGCTACATTTTGAGCATTTCTCTTTCAAAGTTTCAAGGAGACATTACTTTCAATCTTTTACTGCAGTGCTGGAGGCTAACCCTTGGAGAGAAACACCTAAACCTGTATACGTGCTGACCCAGAGGGAGAACCAGTTGTGTACAATGAAGACCCGGAGAAACCGAAGGTGTGTTTCTTTCTCTTAACTTAAGTGAATCCTAATTTTCTTTGCTGAGATTCTTTTCCTCTTGCAGTGAGGTTGAAAGAGAGCTTGGAATGTTGTTCTCCAAaggaggaaaaaggaaaaatcgtGCAAAGCAGCCAGAAGCTGACACAAGATTTCAGATGCTTGTTGAGGATATCAGAGAGGGAGTACTTGTAAGTATTTGTGTTTGTTGCCTCTTTCAGTTTTCTATTTCATGACATTCTGagtttttttttacatatttttataagATCTCGAGCACGGAAGATCTCGAAGCATTTGTAATCCTTAAGAAAAGCCTTTATGTTAGTACTAATACATACTCTTAAACCAAAGAAGCTATCGTACATTTGAAGCGATACTATGTGTAGATATATTACATTCTTAATGTATGATGCCTGAGACTGTTCCCAATTATGAGCTTTTACCTCAGATTTTTGATAAAACATTTCTCTATCTGCGCAGAGTGTTCAAGAAATAACATTGTAGCCTCGATCTTCGAATTAGTTGATTGTTGGGTGATTAAGACATCCTCCTACATCTGCTGATATTGACTGATGGTTGAGATAGTTCTCTTTCTGTAAATGGTCCCGATGTAATTCCAGATATCAGGTGGAGGATCAAAATTGATAGAGAAAGAATTAGGGAGGGATAGAACAAGTTAAAAAGTTATggtcttaaaaatatttgtctcATTACGTGACCTCTTGAATTTTCACTTGTATGGAAGTTGTTGACTCTAGTATGCCACATGAATAATTCAAAAAGTTCTGGAAGCCCCCATTTTACTCTTATACTGGCTAGCATCACAGTTTCTGTGCTGCCGTTAAGTGAATATGCAACAACTGATCATTCTTTAACATTAGAAAAAATCAGTTTCAGTTTTCAAtttatgatgtatgtatgtttatcTTCTTACGAAAGGAGTGTATAGGTAATGTAACATCATCCCAGAGGCTAAAGCTCTATATATGCTTGCAACTCTGATGACTTGAATTCCAATACTCGGCACCCACTTCAACCTAAAGAAAAAGGGAGGAATAAATGATGAAACGGGAGATCATAGTTGGTTGAGGTCTCTTTTATGAAGGAGCACATTTTAGATCGTAAAGATAGAAGGTTCGAGCACTGTGAGCTTTAGACAAAAAATACTTAATGCTTCTATTTTTTCTAGACTGCAAGTACATTTCTCTTTGGAAAACTTTACTGAAGTTAAATTGCTGATGCTGATTTTATCTGAAACATTTGAAAGAGACGGAATGGAGTTTAATTTGTCAAAGTTGTCGGTCTGGCGATTGAATGCGGAAAGAGGACAGTGTCATGTGGGTGGAATATGCATTTATTTGTAGAGACGTGTTATTGCCTTCCACCTTTCCCAGGACTCATTCCATCCCAATGGAGGACAGCTCGTCTATCGGTTATAGGATGCCTAGAATATCAAGTCCGCCTTTCCATAAAGCAAATCAGACCTTTGATTTATATCAGAGAGGTGTTCTCAGGATCTTCATCCAGAAATTCTAGAATTTTTGGTTTTTCATCATCTTGCCAGCTCCAGTGCTCACTCTCCATTGACATTCCTGCTAAATAAAGGCTTTGTCATCTTGCGGCAGATAGATTTTGTTAGCTTTCCTATTCtagttttctttttaatatttgagAGCACATTATTACCCTTTTTAGTGACTACTTTATAGACATATATTATGGGTAGACTATGTGAAAGGGAATATGTTGCTAGAAGAGTGAGCATGTTAATCATGCATACTGTGATTTTCATACATAGATAAATTAGGTGATTTACCTTTCTTAGTCTTTCGGCTAAGATCAAATGAAGTTAGTAACTCGGAATTTGTTCTTAAACTGAAAACTAGATTAAGCAAAATTCTTCTGCAACTAATATCTTAAACTCTCTGAAGGTATTTGAGGATGAAAATGAGGCTGCAAAATACTGTGACTTGCTTCAGGGAGGTGGTCAAGGTTGTGAAGGTGTTGCAGAGATAGAGGCTTCATCAGTAAGAAAAAAGCTACAAAGCTACTTTCAGGAGAGAGTTATTTTCTAGTTGTCCTAATATCAATTTGACCCTTCTATAGGTATTTGATCTATGCCGGAAGATGAGGGCACTGGCAGTTTTATTTCGTCGGGGAAGAACACCTCCTTTGCCCGAAAGCCTCCAGCTAAACTTAAGGGCACGCAAACGCTCACTTGAAGACCAAGAGAACTTGATGTAATGTTCCTATGTTTGAGCTGAGTACAGGTGATGCCTATTGTCTAGTATGATAAAAAACATATTGGACACAGTAATATAATTCTTCTCTGTGCAGCTATTTTAGTCTGTCATAGCtctgacatgtatatataatatgtcaCACAACTGTAATGGTTAATGTATATAAAGGATTCTCAACTGCATCCCTACCCAAATCAtccattcaaaattttaattttctatgCGATCTTACCGAGTAGCTGCcctcagaccccacttgtggaattacactgggtatgttgttgttgccttAATGGGTAGCTGCAATCTTCTAGTTACTTCTAAAAGCTCGTTTTTAACTAGGAAATAGATTGTCAGTCTCGGATTGACAAAAGAGGCTTGGAGTAGAGATATatcttaataaaataaaaaaataaaaaaaataaaaaaataaaaaaaactagtaCTACTATTTAAGAGGATAGAATACTTGCGGATGGTTGTATTATGTGCAGAGGCAGATCAACGATTTGAAACTAATGGGATTCTTTAACAGCCTCAAGTTAATATATATGATAATCATTGTGTTCTTTTTTCGAATGATAATTGAATACACAGTTAattatttatagatatttaatCAGATTTCTTAATagtatatacatacacataatcTAGGTGGAAGCTATTGGGTTTCAACTGAATGCATAGGTTACAAGCTAGATCCGCCTATGATTACGTGCTAGTCATAGttacttaaaaaaattaagaagctTATCAAGCACGAAAATCGTACTTCTAGGTTATGGTTGACTTCGCTGATAACAAACATAGTCTTCCTTTTTTCGTGgtgaaatgagaattcgtagaGCATAATTCTTAAGTACCTGGAGGATTTCCTCATTGCTGACGTGACTTTGCATGTTCTTTGGGATCATTTCAAGCAAATTGAACGTGCCTTAAAATGGGAAATCGGCTAGAACAAGAGAGCAGCCAACACATTTTATCAAAACATTAACATAACAATGACTGCCTCATATTGTAATTTGGATAAGATTCAACTtattataaaattcaacataaatatGCGGTGGCGGAATTTAAAGTTTTGAATTTATGGGTTctaga contains these protein-coding regions:
- the LOC132067910 gene encoding uncharacterized protein LOC132067910 gives rise to the protein MTVCCKLRSGGEEKEDEEEEESLRRDDEVEKALRMDGTIPGTPNEFVEQVSSRAYDMRRHLQQSFDSSSYDVLEANPWRETPKPVYVLTQRENQLCTMKTRRNRSEVERELGMLFSKGGKRKNRAKQPEADTRFQMLVEDIREGVLVFEDENEAAKYCDLLQGGGQGCEGVAEIEASSVFDLCRKMRALAVLFRRGRTPPLPESLQLNLRARKRSLEDQENLM